A region of Chelonoidis abingdonii isolate Lonesome George chromosome 8, CheloAbing_2.0, whole genome shotgun sequence DNA encodes the following proteins:
- the DLG3 gene encoding disks large homolog 3 isoform X7 produces MGAGPPGSRLLEYSRFESKIHDLREQMMNSSMSSGSGSLRTSEKRSLYVRALFDYDRTRDSCLPSQGLSFSYGDILHVINASDDEWWQARLVTPHGESEQIGVIPSKKRVEKKERARLKTVKFHARTGMIESNRSIKTKRKKSFRLSRKFPFYKSKENLAQESSGQEQGVTSNTSDSESSSKGQEDTILSYEPVTRQEIHYARPVIILGPMKDRVNDDLISEFPHKFGSCVPHTTRPRRENEVDGQDYHFVVSREQMEKDIQDNKFIEAGQFNDNLYGTSIQSVRAVAERGKHCILDVSGNAIKRLQQAQLYPIAIFIKPKSIEALMEMNRRQTYEQANKVFDKAMKLEQEFGEYFTAIVQGDSLEEIYNKIKQIIEDQSGHYIWVPSPEKL; encoded by the exons AGTACAGCCGTTTCGAATCCAAAATCCACGATTTAAGAGAACAAATGATGAACAGCAGCATGAGCTCTGGGTCGGGCTCTCTCCGGACAAGCGAGAAGAGATCTCTCTATGTCCG AGCCCTGTTTGACTATGACAGGACCCGGGACAGCTGCCTGCCAAGCCAGGGGCTCAGCTTCTCCTATGGGGACATTCTGCATGTCATCAATGCCTCAGATGATGAGTGGTGGCAAGCGAGACTAGTGACCCCCCATGGAGAAAGTGAGCAGATTGGGGTCATCCCCAGCAAAAAAAG GGTGGAAAAGAAGGAGCGTGCAAGATTGAAAACAGTGAAGTTTCACGCCCGGACTGGGATGATTGAGTCCAACAGG TCGATCAAAACGAAACGTAAAAAGAGTTTCCGCCTCTCCCGAAAGTTTCCATTTTACAAGAGCAAAGAGAACCTGGCCCAGGAGAGCAGCGGACAGGAAC AGGGCGTGACATCAAACACCAGTGACAGCGAGAGCAGTTCCA AAGGACAAGAGGACACTATCCTGTCATATGAACCAGTGACACGGCAAGAAA TTCACTATGCGAGGCCAGTGATCATCCTGGGGCCAATGAAGGACCGTGTCAATGATGACCTCATCTCCGAGTTCCCACACAAGTTTGGTTCCTGCGTGCCAC ACACTACCAGGCCTCGGCGTGAGAATGAGGTGGACGGGCAGGACTATCACTTTGTCGTATCCCGAGAGCAGATGGAGAAAGATATTCAGGACAACAAGTTCATAGAGGCTGGGCAGTTCAATGACAATCTCTATGGGACCAGCATCCAGTCAGTGCGGGCAGTTGCAGAGAGA GGGAAGCACTGCATCCTGGACGTGTCTGGCAACGCCATCAAGAGGTTGCAACAAGCACAACTTTACCCTATTGCCATTTTCATCAAGCCAAAATCCATTGAAGCTCTCAT GGAGATGAACCGGAGACAGACGTATGAACAAGCCAACAAGGTCTTTGACAAAGCCATGAAATTGGAACAGGAGTTTGGAGAGTATTTTACAG CCATTGTACAAGGAGACTCTCTGGAAGAGATATACAACAAAATCAAACAGATCATTGAGGACCAGTCTGGGCACTACATCTGGGTCCCATCCCCTGAGAAACTCTGA
- the DLG3 gene encoding disks large homolog 3 isoform X8 produces the protein MMNSSMSSGSGSLRTSEKRSLYVRALFDYDRTRDSCLPSQGLSFSYGDILHVINASDDEWWQARLVTPHGESEQIGVIPSKKRVEKKERARLKTVKFHARTGMIESNRSIKTKRKKSFRLSRKFPFYKSKENLAQESSGQEQGVTSNTSDSESSSKGQEDTILSYEPVTRQEIHYARPVIILGPMKDRVNDDLISEFPHKFGSCVPHTTRPRRENEVDGQDYHFVVSREQMEKDIQDNKFIEAGQFNDNLYGTSIQSVRAVAERGKHCILDVSGNAIKRLQQAQLYPIAIFIKPKSIEALMEMNRRQTYEQANKVFDKAMKLEQEFGEYFTAIVQGDSLEEIYNKIKQIIEDQSGHYIWVPSPEKL, from the exons ATGATGAACAGCAGCATGAGCTCTGGGTCGGGCTCTCTCCGGACAAGCGAGAAGAGATCTCTCTATGTCCG AGCCCTGTTTGACTATGACAGGACCCGGGACAGCTGCCTGCCAAGCCAGGGGCTCAGCTTCTCCTATGGGGACATTCTGCATGTCATCAATGCCTCAGATGATGAGTGGTGGCAAGCGAGACTAGTGACCCCCCATGGAGAAAGTGAGCAGATTGGGGTCATCCCCAGCAAAAAAAG GGTGGAAAAGAAGGAGCGTGCAAGATTGAAAACAGTGAAGTTTCACGCCCGGACTGGGATGATTGAGTCCAACAGG TCGATCAAAACGAAACGTAAAAAGAGTTTCCGCCTCTCCCGAAAGTTTCCATTTTACAAGAGCAAAGAGAACCTGGCCCAGGAGAGCAGCGGACAGGAAC AGGGCGTGACATCAAACACCAGTGACAGCGAGAGCAGTTCCA AAGGACAAGAGGACACTATCCTGTCATATGAACCAGTGACACGGCAAGAAA TTCACTATGCGAGGCCAGTGATCATCCTGGGGCCAATGAAGGACCGTGTCAATGATGACCTCATCTCCGAGTTCCCACACAAGTTTGGTTCCTGCGTGCCAC ACACTACCAGGCCTCGGCGTGAGAATGAGGTGGACGGGCAGGACTATCACTTTGTCGTATCCCGAGAGCAGATGGAGAAAGATATTCAGGACAACAAGTTCATAGAGGCTGGGCAGTTCAATGACAATCTCTATGGGACCAGCATCCAGTCAGTGCGGGCAGTTGCAGAGAGA GGGAAGCACTGCATCCTGGACGTGTCTGGCAACGCCATCAAGAGGTTGCAACAAGCACAACTTTACCCTATTGCCATTTTCATCAAGCCAAAATCCATTGAAGCTCTCAT GGAGATGAACCGGAGACAGACGTATGAACAAGCCAACAAGGTCTTTGACAAAGCCATGAAATTGGAACAGGAGTTTGGAGAGTATTTTACAG CCATTGTACAAGGAGACTCTCTGGAAGAGATATACAACAAAATCAAACAGATCATTGAGGACCAGTCTGGGCACTACATCTGGGTCCCATCCCCTGAGAAACTCTGA